The following proteins are encoded in a genomic region of Sparus aurata chromosome 23, fSpaAur1.1, whole genome shotgun sequence:
- the cdc42ep1b gene encoding cdc42 effector protein 1b produces MSMGKLPGIKGLVSGSQGKRRFKSELSVDMISPPMGDFRHTMHVGRGGEVFGDTSFLSNYGGAREPGSPDSSNSSKTTGFFTRTFRHVRKTSVPRRDSRDLSSPPPDISPIIKNAISLPQLNMDSPNGCLERGLFPSSVSSTDDSLYTYGLQSGFVTLPRLSRLDRQFQDGDTRKGSLPDSSGITLTRSDSLTSFTVDLGPSLMSEVLSLIDNPSCLHMSNHSQAAGEKEEGEEEEEDDDGSLTETPVQSPVVTSPSSSVGSRSCSRNMNNRGRSCSSDRTEQEEERSLSTPDVSSGSPQRAEPAMEAERFQRAADVLCRHYGGGSFTKRTSVDNNTTSPALSHSCKTPYAFSEEEEEIKV; encoded by the exons ATGAGTATGGGAAAACTGCCAGGAATTAAGGGCCTTGTGTCTGGCTCTCAGGGGAAACGTCGTTTCAAAAGCGAGCTCTCCGTGGACATGATCAGCCCGCCGATGGGTGACTTCCGACATACCATGCACGTCGGCCGTGGCGGGGAAGTGTTCGGGGACACTTCCTTTCTAAGCAACTACGGGGGCGCCAGGGAGCCAGGAAGTCCAGACTCATCAAACAGCTCCAAGACAACAGGGTTCTTCACGCGCACCTTTCGGCACGTGCGGAAGACCTCTGTGCCGCGGAGGGACTCCCGTGACTTGTCATCCCCGCCACCAGACATCTCACCCATCATCAAGAACGCCATCTCCCTGCCCCAGCTGAACATGGACTCCCCCAATGGGTGCCTGGAGAGGGGCCTGTTCCCCAGCTCTGTCAGCTCAACAGACGACTCGCTCTACACATATG gtctgCAGTCTGGTTTCGTCACTCTGCCCCGCCTCTCTCGTCTTGATAGACAGTTTCAAGATGGAGACACCCGGAAGGGGTCTCTACCAGACAGCAGTGGTATCACACTGACACGCTCTGACTCCCTCACCTCGTTCACTGTAGACCTCGGCCCTTCTCTCATGTCTGAGGTGCTGAGCTTGATTGACAACCCCAGCTGCCTTCACATGTCCAATCACAGCCAGGCAGCAggtgagaaagaggaaggagaggaagaggaagaagatgacgaCGGCTCTCTAACAGAGACGCCTGTGCAGAGCCCTGTGGTGACTTCACCCAGCTCTTCTGTGGGTAGCAGGTCATGTAGCAGGAACATGAACAACAGGGGTCGCTCATGTAGCTCTGACAGgacagagcaggaggaggagaggtcaCTGAGTACACCTGATGTAAGCAGTGGATCTcctcagagagcagagcctGCAATGGAGGCAGAGAGGTTCCAGAGAGCAGCTGACGTTCTGTGTCGTCATTATGGTGGAGGGTCCTTCACAAAGAGAACGAGCGTCGACAACAACACCACCTCTCCTGCTCTTTCCCACAGCTGCAAAACACCATATGCCTTttctgaagaggaagaagagatcaAAGTCTAG
- the LOC115575417 gene encoding LOW QUALITY PROTEIN: interferon-induced very large GTPase 1-like (The sequence of the model RefSeq protein was modified relative to this genomic sequence to represent the inferred CDS: deleted 1 base in 1 codon) has translation MEEENEDKTPAGRAEESDVNSVTPPVTNIKVEELQESGNETKCDPVKEPDEDLQSENNNDTGGGSEIKSGSSASNEKALPERTLVFIGDTNSIEIGFKNILLDHDEQANVEQFSAKLYDLCGRHISVINMLGLQNIDQYPLNEGIHAFLLLLPNGKHNSHYSSGVQWLEKAFGKGSLAYLMTVVTHESDENCESALTELKSNSRFAEKRYHTCTRSMKDEKEIITLLDKIDVMVSENDPHCYSGPMCDDNKEQKEHLEHKSHEEERIDSSVVQQNQTGDELEERAAATEVKPDPANHAKQSDKNDDSTREEEDTENKSLIPSVTSEKGDELEERAATTEVKGDPANGAKHSDKNGDSTREEEDTANKSVIPSVPSDKEEADEGKDINSKSSCTMSERSTEERSAEKDTSQTSQTVSTAAKQRDELEEEERARKTNVKCDRVDKPADVDHCETNDNNKPVAAGDSEIKSVPSATEEKNSTSDMNLCGNKEKKAEEISEETNMKKQYQTQTETLLSRLHLQDKIQQKFSPAEFLQIGPPVKQDQETCEKDLAHTFLQRLMMLDYRARYIPVRKDSSDFVHSNPVETDDNDLDVLYSTSVDSDQSKQSPVHPMDVQMAVFHCSDSFFKHNMITKLSQCQYAVPLLVPDPVTMDIECPLWTFRKIRKTWKITQTKGNSNIVTLKSMPICNAETPMVSFFRLGSLSQSKSQLMNTLINERHNTFFHRNCQGSTKSRYMMDGVAEIAWYCPAGKPNDAFTDCTAFCNLHGDALLNEKQRDILTEKSSVNVVFIPTLDKGDKSSTVISALFRSPKPLIILIANNDSGAVQINEGNYKMGLKDRSQSDVSKELKGIIRNILSGPRASFQLETMAEVSGIRVDEDDSLCQKGKSAAEEIVELLQGMDGLKIKDTFLQCQGQLWSKWCRTNKELYRLTGHIEKEKSKRENELKQIRQDQCKASCSELMKLLVGNLSSLKSTDREYFLKWTQILMDALCTDDLSSILQSYDETWSEVLALKKKHDKSDQLQMKQKELEEISTKLQSANFGLEHMFREMGQIYEAHKSLDKQPTSGQTDWSKYPELAAEQMISGHPMELMDGDAGHVPLTWISSLLDEVIKKLGNKRVFVLSVLGVQSSGKSTMLNAMFGLQFAVSAGRCTKGAFMQLVRVSEEIKKDFQFDYVLVVDTEGLRALELEGNTTLHHDNELATFVVGLGNMTLINIFGENPADMQDVLQIVVQAFMRMNKVKLSPSCVFVHQNVSDIAATEMNMDGKRRLQDKLDQMTQLAAKEEGCDAECFSDVIAFDVQKDVKYFAQLWEGSPPMAPPNPGYSESVQELKTFILSKASQSEGITLEQFKSKIHDLWNALLNENFVFSFKNTLEIAVYRKLEVQYGDWTWTLRSKMLIIENQLYNRIENGKLDKIELSYLSKEMSNTYKEIEKAMTTYFDDDRDKEMLAQWRGRFESKIKEFHDEQVRGVQRKLDEVIQQKNARKKLDHKKTEFENKLLQKSKDLAHQLKDKVEDEEELRKQFDSVWSGWVTELTAGTTPIKDINYQEDQFTILQELGIEGTHINQSKCNGRYKNMSMVGNYSDYVTLNKHQESSYTSQRYQDDQTEDKNAEKQGLSLFRAVKEILGFGSSSSLSSTKRKGHLPHEGQDLIKALIDDVEQQTLNIIKKKPVAKQGYNQAYLQEVANKVKEKVTEFKLKGKYTLKKEFTVDLVLYTFDIAGSLLSESHKKFKETTDARVYVESKKGIYYNIFRKFCKGSSSAVVFGELICEKLKSSTVEAVCNNTAIGIADEMKCNVPAFSGNRLNLEKHVLKSLAEKEDFNGFITYIRNPRKQVEAFVKDEVQKYVFTVQRDKAQDILKKNVEDIKRLVSQALFGATEKIKTQGGDIDSWLKKFSSLLNNELKFTICCQNFSDINKFDFLKEEIEKGLKSIMEEMSSLSLDKMKEFKDQPDEILIDQLCDCCWVKCPFCAAVCTNTLADHSPDKHSVPFHRPSGIKGWHTRNSDQLVIDFCTTLVASDGSFYPHHDSKETFPFKEYPKAGGEYATWEITPDKSKLIYWKWFVCQFQQQLETHHKLKFHGRGEIPSEWRTHTKEEAIKSLDEIWKGEQKQQ, from the exons atggaggaggagaacgaaGACAAGACACCAGCTGGAAGGGCTGAAGAGTCGGATGTCAACTCTGTAACACCGCCTGTGACAAATATAAAGG TGGAGGAGCTACAGGAGAGTGGAAATGAAACCAAG TGTGATCCAGTGAAGGAACCTGATGAAGACCTGCAGTCAGAGAACAATAATGACACAGGTGGAGGGTCTGAAATCAAATCAGGATCATCTGCATCCAACGAGAAAG cgcTGCCTGAACGCACACTTGTGTTCATTGGTGACACAAATTCTATTGAGATTGGATTTAAAAACATCTTACTTGATCATGATGAACAGGCTAACGTGGAACAGTTTTCAGCCAAACTGTATGATTTATGTGGTCGGCACATCTCTGTCATTAACATGCTTGGCCTACAAAACATTGACCAATACCCATTAAATGAGGGAATTCATGCATTTCTCTTACTGTTACCAAATGGTAAGCATAACAGCCATTATAGCTCAGGCGTGCAGTGGTTAGAAAAAGCTTTTGGGAAAGGCTCACTCGCTTATTTAATGACAGTCGTGACTCATGAGTCAGATGAAAACTGTGAAAGCGCGCTGACAGAGCTGAAATCCAACAGCAGGTTTGCTGAAAAAAGATATCACACATGTACAAGAAGTATGAAGGATGAAAAAGAGATCATAACTCTGTTGGACAAAATAGATGTCATGGTCTCTGAAAATGATCCACACTGCTACAGTGGACCGATGTGTGATGATAATAAAGAACAGAAAGAACACCTGGAACACAAATcacatgaagaagaaaggaTAGATTCATCAGTGGTTCAGCAAAATCAAACAG GAGACGAGCTGGAAGAGAGAGCAGCTGCAACTGAGGTGAAG CCTGATCCAGCTAATCATGCcaaacaatcagacaagaacGATGACAGCaccagagaggaagaagatacTGAAAACAAGTCTTTGATACCATCTGTAACCAGTGAGAAAG GAGACGAGCTGGAAGAGAGAGCAGCTACAACAGAGGTAAAG GGTGATCCAGCTAATGGTGCCAAACACTCAGACAAGAACGGTGACAGCaccagagaggaagaagatacTGCAAACAAGTCTGTGATACCATCTGTACCCAGTGATAAAG AAGAGGCTGATGAAGGTAAAGACATCAACAGTAAAAGCAGCTGTACCATGAGTGAGAGGTCCACTGAGGAGAGGTCAGCAGAGAAGGACACAAGTCAAACATCTCAGACAGTTTCAACAGCTGCCAAACAAA GAGacgagctggaggaggaggagagggcacGTAAAACCAATGTAAAG TGTGACCGAGTGGATAAACCTGCTGATGTTGACCATTGCGAGAcgaatgacaacaacaaaccaGTAGCAGCAGGAGACTCTGAAATCAAGTCTGTACCATCTGCAACTGAGGAGAAGAACA GTACTTCAGATATGAATCTGTGTGGAAACAAGGAGAAG AAGGCAGAGGAGATTTCTGAAGAGACCAACATGAAGAAACAATATCAAACTCAAACTGAAACACTGCTCAGCAGACTTCACCTTCAAGACAAAATTCAACAGAAGTTTTCACCCGCAGAATTTCTTCAGATAGGTCCACCTGTGAAACAGGATCAGGAGACATGTGAGAAAGATCTAGCTCATACTTTTCTTCAGAGGCTGATGATGTTAGACTACAGAGCCAGATATATTCCTGTTAGAAAAGATAGTTCTGATTTCGTCCATTCAAATCCTGTTGAAACAGATGACAATGACTTAGATGTTCTTTATAGCACTAGTGTAGACTCTGATCAATCAAAACAGTCTCCTGTGCATCCAATGGATGTTCAGATGGCAGTATTTCACTGCTCAGACAGCTTTTTTAAGCATAACATGATTACAAAGCTGTCACAATGTCAGTATGCTGTACCTTTGCTTGTTCCTGACCCGGTCACAATGGACATTGAATGTCCTCTGTGGACtttcagaaaaataagaaaaacatggaAGATAACACAAACCAAAGGTAATTCAAACATTGTCACCTTGAAGAGTATGCCCATCTGCAATGCTGAGACACCCATGGTGTCATTTTTCCGTCTGGGTTCACTGTCTCAGTCTAAATCTCAGCTGATGAACACTTTGATCAATGAGCGTCACAACACCTTCTTCCACAGAAACTGTCAAGGAAGCACAAAGTCTCGCTATATGATGGATGGAGTGGCAGAGATTGCCTGGTACTGCCCAGCTGGAAAACCCAATGATGCCTTCACTGACTGCACTGCCTTCTGTAATCTTCATGGTGATGCTCtgttaaatgaaaaacagcGTGACATACTGACTGAAAAATCTTCAgtcaatgttgtttttatccCAACTCTGGATAAAGGTGACAAAAGTTCTACAGTTATCTCAGCTCTTTTCAGGTCTCCAAAGCCTCTCATTATTCTCATTGCTAATAATGATAGTGGTGCAGTTCAGATAAATGAAGGAAACTACAAAATGGGTCTGAAGGACAGAAGCCAGTCAGATGTTTCTAAAGAACTGAAAGGAATCATCAGAAACATTTTATCTGGACCACGTGCATCCTTCCAGCTTGAAACCATGGCTGAGGTCTCTGGAATCAGAGTGGATGAAGATGACAGTCTCTGCCAAAAAGGGAAATCTGCTGCTGAGGAAATAGTTGAGTTGCTTCAGGGGATGGATGGTCTAAAGATTAAAGATACATTTCTCCAATGTCAAGGCCAACTGTGGAGCAAGTGGTGCAGAACAAACAAAGAACTGTATCGCCTCACAGGACACATTGAAAAGGAGAAATCTAAAAGGGAAAACGAACTGAAGCAAATACGACAAGATCAATGCAAAGCTTCCTGTAGTGAGCTGATGAAGTTACTTGTAGGAAACCTCTCATCTTTGAAATCAACAGACAGAGAGTATTTTCTGAAATGGACTCAGATCTTAATGGATGCTCTCTGCACAGACGATCTCTCTTCAATTCTCCAAAGCTATGATGAAACA TGGTCTGAGGTCTTGGCTTTGAAGAAGAAGCATGACAAATCTGATCAGctccaaatgaaacaaaaagagcttgaagaaaTATCAACAAAATTACAGTCAGCAAATTTTGGCTTGGAGCACATGTTTAGAGAAATGGGACAGATCTATGAAGCCCATAAATCTTTGGACAAACAACCAACGAGTGGGCAGACTGACTGGTCTAAATACCCTGAGCTGGCTGCAGAGCAGATGATATCAGGACACCCAATGGAGCTGATGGATGGTGATGCAGGTCATGTGCCTTTAACATGGATCTCTAGTCTTTTAGATGAAGTCATCAAGAAACTGGGCAACAAGAGAGTCTTTGTGTTGTCAGTTTTAGGCGTACAGAGCAGTGGAAAATCAACAATGCTGAATGCCATGTTTGGGTTACAGTTTGCAGTGAGTGCTGGCAGGTGCACCAAGGGTGCCTTCATGCAGCTGGTCAGAGTGTCAGAGGAGATCAAGAAAGACTTTCAGTTTGACTACGTTCTGGTGGTGGACACTGAAGGACTGCGTGCTCTTGAGTTGGAAGGTAACACCACTCTTCACCACGACAATGAACTGGCAACATTTGTTGTTGGTCTGGGAAACATGACATTGATCAACATCTTTGGAGAGAATCCTGCTGACATGCAAGATGTTCTGCAGATTGTTGTTCAGGCTTTCATGAGGATGAACAAAGTTAAACTTTCTccaagttgtgtgtttgttcatcaGAATGTCTCAGATATTGCAGCTACAGAGATGAACATGGATGGAAAGAGACGCCTGCAAGACAAACTGGACCAGATGACCCAACTAGCAGCCAAAGAGGAGGGTTGTGATGCTGAGTGCTTCAGTGACGTCATTGCATTTGATGTGCAAAAAGATGTGAAGTACTTTGCCCAACTGTGGGAGGGAAGTCCACCGATGGCTCCTCCAAATCCAGGTTACAGTGAAAGTGTCCAAGAGCTGAAGACCTTCATCCTCTCTAAAGCTTCACAGTCTGAAGGGATTACTCTGGAACAGTTCAAAAGCAAAATTCATGACCTGTGGAATGCCCTGCTGAACGAAAactttgttttcagtttcaaaAACACACTTGAAATTGCAGTGTACAGAAAACTTGAGGTCCAGTATGGGGACTGGACCTGGACCCTGAGGAGCAAAATGTTGATCATTGAAAACCAGCTTTACAACAGAATAGAAAATGGAAAACTTGACAAGATCGAGCTCAGTTATCTTTCTAAAGAAATGAGCAACACTTATAAAGAAATCGAAAAAGCAATGACAACATACTTTGAtgatgacagagacaaagaaatgTTGGCTCAGTGGCGAGGCCGATTTGAAAGCAAAATAAAGGAATTTCATGATGAACAAGTGAGAGGAGTCCAAAGAAAACTGGATGAAGTAATCCAGCAGAAGAATGCTCGTAAAAAGCTTGATCATAAGAAGACAGAGTTTGAGAACAAGCTGCTACAAAAGAGTAAAGATCTCGCTCATCAGTTAAAAGACAAGgtggaagatgaagaggaactTAGAAAGCAGTTCGACTCAGTTTGGAGTGGCTGGGTTACTGAGTTAACTGCAGGCACAACACCTATTAAGGACATCAACTATCAGGAGGATCAATTTACTATTCTTCAAGAGCTCGGTATTGAAGGCACTCACATAAATCAATCCAAATGCAATGGCAGATACAAAAACATGTCAATGGTTGGAAATTACAGTGATTATGTGACTCTCAACAAGCACCAAGAGTCCAGTTACACAAGCCAACGATACCAAGACGATCAGACAGAAGACAAGAATGCAGAAAAGCAAGGATTAAGCCTTTTCAGGGCTGTTAAAGAAATTTTGGGATTTGGGTCATCAAGCTCTTTATCATCAACAAAACGAAAAGGACATCTGCCACACGAAGGACAGGACCTTATCAAAGCCCTCATTGACGATGTTGAACAACAGACTTTAaacataataaagaaaaaacctgTAGCTAAACAAGGCTACAATCAAGCTTACTTACAAGAAGTGGCCAATAAGGTAAAGGAAAAGGTGACAGAATTTAAACTGAAGGGCAAATATACTCTGAAGAAGGAGTTTACAGTTGATCTAGTGCTGTATACATTTGACATAGCAGGGAGTTTACTGTCAGAGTCCCACAAGAAATTCAAAGAGACCACGGATGCACGTGTTTATGTAGAAAGTAAGAAAGGGATCTATTACAACATTTTCAGAAAGTTCTGCAAAGGAAGTTcatctgctgttgtgtttggaGAACTGATCTGTGAAAAACTGAAGAGTTCCACTGTTGAGGCCGTCTGTAACAATACTGCTATTGGCATCGCTGATGAGATGAAGTGCAACGTCCCAGCATTCAGTGGGAACAGGTTGAACTTAGAGAAACATGTGTTGAAGTCACTGGCAGAGAAAGAGGACTTTAATGGTTTCATCACCTACATCAGAAACCCAAGGAAGCAAGTTGAGGCTTTTGTTAAAGATGAAGTGCAGAAGTACGTCTTCACAGTGCAAAGAGACAAAGCACAGGATATTCTCAAGAAGAATGTTGAAGACATCAAAAGACTTGTGAGTCAGGCTTTATTTGGTGCAACAGAGAAAATCAAAACTCAGGGAGGAGACATAGACAGCTGGCTGAAGAAATTTTCCAGTTTGCTGAACAATGAATTAAAATTCACCATCTGTTGTCAAAACTTCAGTGACATAAACAAATTTGACTTTCTAAAAGAAGAGATTGAGAAAGGCCTTAAATCCATCATGGAGGAGATGAGCAGCCTCTCACTGGATAAGATGAAGGAATTCAAGGACCAGCCTGATGAAATCCTCATCGATCAGCTGTGTGACTGCTGCTGGGTGAAGTGTCCATTCTGTGCAGCTGTTTGTACCAACACACTGGCTGATCACAGTCCTGACAAACACAGCGTCCCTTTTCACCGACCCTCTGGGATTAAAGGATGGCACACCAGAAACTCAGATCAACTGGTCATTGATTTCTGCACAACATTAGTAGCAAGTGATGGAAGTTTCTACCCCCATCATGATTCAAAGGAGACTTTTCCTTTTAAAGAGTATCCAAAGGCTGGAGGGGAGTATGCTACATGGGAGATTACTCCTGATAAGTCTAAGCTGATATATTGGAAATGGTTTGTGTGTCAGTTTCAACAGCAGCTTGAAACCCACCACAAATTAAAATTCCATGGAAGAGGAGAAATTCCAAGTGAGTGGAGAACACACACTAAAGAAGAGGCTATTAAAAGTCTGGATGAAATCTGGAAAGGAGAGCAAAAACAGCAATAA